The proteins below come from a single Lates calcarifer isolate ASB-BC8 linkage group LG11, TLL_Latcal_v3, whole genome shotgun sequence genomic window:
- the dcaf7 gene encoding DDB1- and CUL4-associated factor 7, producing the protein MSLHGKRKEIYKYEAPWTVYAMNWSVRPDKRFRLALGSFVEEYNNKVQLVGLEEESSEFVCRNTFDHPYPTTKIMWIPDTKGVYPDLLATSGDYLRIWRVSDTETRLECLLNNNKNSDFCAPLTSFDWNEVDPNLLGTSSIDTTCTIWGLETGQVLGRVNLVSGHVKTQLIAHDKEVYDIAFSRAGGGRDMFASVGADGSVRMFDLRHLEHSTIIYEDPQHHPLLRLCWNKQDPNYLATMAMDGMEVVILDVRVPCTPVARLNNHRACVNGIAWAPHSSCHICTAADDHQALIWDIQQMPRAIEDPILAYTAEGEINNVQWASTQPDWIAICYNNCLEILRV; encoded by the exons ATGTCGCTTCAcggcaaaagaaaagagatcTACAAATACGAGGCGCCATGGACGGTGTATGCGATGAACTGGAGCGTCCGTCCGGACAAACGCTTTCGGCTGGCACTTGGGAGCTTTGTGGAGGAATACAACAACAAG GTTCAGCTGGTGggtctggaggaggagagctcaGAGTTTGTCTGCAGGAACACATTTGATCACCCATACCCCACCACCAAGATCATGTGGATACCCGACACCAAGGGGGTTTACCCTGACCTGCTGGCCACCAGTGGAGACTATCTGCGCATCTGGAGG GTCAGCGACACAGAAACACGTCTTGAATGTTTgctgaacaacaacaagaacTCAGACTTCTGTGCGCCCCTCACCTCATTTGACTGGAATGAAGTCGATCCCAATCTGCTGG GAACTTCCAGCATCGACACCACCTGCACTATCTGGGGGTTGGAAACCGGTCAGGTGTTGGGACGCGTTAACCTGGTCTCTGGACACGTGAAGACCCAGCTGATCGCTCACGACAAAGag gtgtaTGACATTGCATTCAGCCGTGCAGGAGGAGGTAGAGATATGTTTGCCTCTGTTGGAGCCGACGGGTCCGTCCGCATGTTTGACCTCCGACACCTGGAGCACAGCACCATCATCTATGAAGACCCCCAGCACCACCCGCTGCTCCGCCTCTGCTGGAACAAGCAGGACCCCAACTACCTGGCCACAATGGCCATGGACGGCATGgag GTGGTCATCCTGGACGTTCGTGTGCCTTGCACACCTGTGGCTCGGCTGAACAACCATCGCGCCTGTGTCAACGGCATCGCCTGGGCCCCCCACTCCTCATGTCACATCTGCACTGCAG CTGACGACCACCAGGCCCTGATCTGGGACATCCAGCAGATGCCGCGGGCCATCGAGGATCCCATCCTGGCCTACACAGCTGAGGGGGAGATTAACAACGTGCAGTGGGCGTCCACACAGCCGGACTGGATCGCCATCTGCTACAACAACTGCCTGGAGATCCTGCGTGTCTAA